A genomic stretch from Clavelina lepadiformis chromosome 5, kaClaLepa1.1, whole genome shotgun sequence includes:
- the LOC143461111 gene encoding blue-sensitive opsin-like — protein sequence MIIVIFYGKLIAFLRKVGGNNSLSENARSDTQATKMVMLMVAAFLICWLPYAGFAMYNVFNLDSQMDFALGSIPAYFAKSALIYNPLIYVGLNRQFRKCVIRMFGCIWKKQDDSSATWRDNSGNIQATIL from the exons ATGATAATTGTTATCTTCTATGGAAAGCTTATCGCCTTTTTGCGTAAG GTTGGCGGAAATAATTCACTTTCTGAAAATGCAAGATCAGATACCCAAGCCACAAAAATGGTCATGCTTATGGTTGCTGCATTTTTGATCTGTTGGTTGCCCTATGCTGGTTTTGCAATGTACAACGTCTTCAATCTGGACTCACAA atgGATTTTGCTTTAGGAAGCATCCCGGCATATTTTGCCAAATCAGCTCTTATATACAACCCCTTGATATATGTTGGTTTAAACAGACAG TTTCGCAAATGCGTCATTCGAATGTTTGGCTGTATATGGAAGAAGCAGGACGATTCATCAGCAACCTGGAGAGATAATTCGGGTAATATACAAGCGACAATTCTTTGA
- the LOC143460209 gene encoding uncharacterized protein LOC143460209, with protein MVRTKASVNSSVRVAAAKAPRKNVAGTSRSSIDALSPVGKKDKSVGGNPVCPRPTPDWQKSIGSFFTIVSTKEEENGNVESPKEMVIETAPELSHDDKENKNPNDQAGTSSNKDPVVDDEPGPSTSGSSAPNKKRRRILQLADSDSEEEQTKEPHKMSGCVVSVEDEIMTC; from the exons ATGGTACGTACTAAGGCCAGTGTCAACTCATCTGTGAGAG TTGCTGCTGCAAAGGCACCAAGAAAAAATGTAGCAGGAACATCTCGTTCTTCAATTGATGCTTTATCACCAG TTGGTAAGAAGGACAAGTCAGTAGGAGGGAACCCGGTGTGTCCACGTCCTACACCAGATTGGCAGAAATCAATCGGAAGTTTTTTCACCATTGTGTCGACGAAGGAAGAAGAAAATGGAAATGTTGAATcg CCAAAAGAAATGGTGATTGAGACCGCACCTGAACTCTCACATGATGATAAGGAAAACAAAAATCCCAATGATCAAGCTGGGACAAGCAGCAATAAAGATCCAGTAGTTGATGATGAACCAGGTCCATCTACCAGTGGGTCATCCGCACCGAATAAGAAAAGGAGAAGAATATT acAACTCGCTGATTCTGATTCTGAAGAAGAACAAACAAAGGAACCCCATAAGATGAGTGGTTGTGTAGTTTCTGTGGAAGATGAAATAATGACTTGCTAA
- the LOC143460208 gene encoding 2-amino-3-carboxymuconate-6-semialdehyde decarboxylase-like codes for MKIDIHNHILPETWPDLKQRYGYDGFIQIQHLPCGKSELWKGKQHFRTVERNCWNLQERIKDMDETGVDVQVLSTVPVMFSYWAKPEDTLDLCQYLNDDLRAKVTENPKRFVALGTLPMQSPNLAVKEMTRCMKELNFAGVIIGSHVNDWNLDAEELDCFWKAAENLQCAIFVHPWDMVIDGRMKKFWAPWLVGMPGETAHAIQCILFGGVLERYPKLKICFAHGGGAFPFTLGRMQRGFVSRPDLCATDTSLSPKDQVGKFYTDSLVHDPAALRYLVDTLGEDKVILGSDYPFPLGESHPGKLIESTGGLSADIKEKLLFRNALRFMNLDEKDFL; via the exons ATGAAAATAGACATTCACAATCACATTCTTCCAGAAACCTGGCCTGATTTAAAGCAG cGCTATGGATACGACGGATTTATTCAAATTCAACACCTGCCGTGC GGCAAAAGTGAACTGTGGAAAGGGAAGCAACACTTTAGGACCGTAGAGAGAAATTGTTGGAATTTGCAAGAACGCATTAAAGATATGGACGAAACAG GTGTGGACGTTCAAGTTCTTTCGACGGTACCGGTGATGTTTAGCTATTGGGCGAAACCCGAGGACACATTGGACTTGTGCCAATACCTCAATGACGACTTGAGAGCTAAAGTAACTGA AAATCCAAAACGATTCGTCGCGCTTGGTACCCTTCCTATGCAAAGTCCAAACTTGGCGGTGAAAGAAATGACCCGATGTATGAAAGAACTCAACTTTGCTGGGGTGATAATCGGTTCCCATGTCAATGACTGGAATCTAGATGCAGAAGAATTGGATTGTTTTTGGAAA GCTGCTGAGAATTTACAATGTGCTATATTCGTCCATCCTTGGGACATGGTGATCGATGGACGGATGAAGAAGTTCTGGGCTCCTTGGTTGGTCG GTATGCCCGGTGAAACAGCACATGCTATCCAATGCATTTTATTCGGAGGCGTTCTCGAAAGATATCCGAAACTCAAA ATTTGCTTTGCTCATGGCGGAGGGGCTTTCCCATTCACTCTGGGTCGCATGCAGCGAGGTTTTGTCAGCCGACCTGATTTGTGCGCCACTGATACCAGTTTGTCGCCAAAGGACCAGGTGGGGAAATTCTACACAGATTCCCTAGTCCATGACCCTGCAGCGCTCAGATATCTGGTTGATACACTTGGCGAG GACAAAGTAATATTAGGGTCGGACTACCCATTTCCGCTGGGTGAATCCCACCCTGGGAAGTTGATAGAGTCAACTGGAGGGCTCAGCGCTGATATTAAG GAGAAACTGCTGTTTAGGAACGCTCTACGCTTTATGAACTTGGATGAAAAAGACTTCTTATAG
- the LOC143460782 gene encoding pinopsin-like yields MSYKVNADSSTAASLAEMVSTQTPYNESTNPYVLYGDGWVPDHIEIVSRGYYTFLAVYMTVLFILSCSFNSVVIVATIKYKELRKPINYIIVNLAVADLASASSGCLIAIFTNAVGYFYLGKYVCQFAGYTVSIFSIVSLLSISVMAFERFVVICKPFGPRQIGHKDALLGIAFTWVWSTVWNTPSLVLWDGYVPEGVGTSCGPNWFTKDERERTYLVIYFNTCFFIPLTVIILCYGKMIAFLRRFNRNSSLPENTRADTQVAKMVILMVVAFLLAWSPYAGFAMYNVFNPDSQMDFALGSIPAYFAKSAFIYNPLIYVGLNRQFRKCVIRLFFGESRKRNETSATDKLQATFTTGHLQQTTSV; encoded by the exons ATGTCTTACAAAGTCAACGCTGACAGTTCTACAGCTGCAAGTTTAGCAGAAATGGTTAGTACCCAGACACCCTACAACGAAAGCACAAACCCCTATGTGCTGTATGGGGATGGCTGGGTACCTGATCACATTGAAATTGTCAGCAGAGGATATTACACATTTCTTGCAGTTTACATGACGGTTCTTTTCATTTTGTCCTGCTCCTTTAATAGCGTCGTGATTGTGGCGACTATAAAATACAAA GAACTTAGAAAGCCCATCAATTACATTATAGTCAACCTTGCAGTGGCCGACTTAGCCAGTGCATCAAGTGGGTGCTTGATTGCTATCTTTACCAACGCAGTCGGATACTTTTACTTGGGAAAATATGTCTGCCAATTCGCAGGATATACGGTGTCTATTTTTA GCATCGTGAGCCTGCTGTCAATTTCTGTGATGGCATTTGAGCGTTTTGTTGTAATCTGTAAACCGTTTGGACCCAGACAGATTGGACACAAAGACGCATTGTTAG GCATAGCATTTACATGGGTATGGTCGACAGTTTGGAACACACCTTCTTTGGTTTTGTGGGATGGATATGTCCCTGAGGGCGTGGGCACAAGCTGTGGTCCAAATTGGTTTACCAAAGACGAAAG AGAAAGGACTTACTTAGTGATTTATTTCAACACCTGTTTCTTTATTCCCTTGACTGTAATAATACTTTGCTATGGGAAAATGATTGCCTTCCTACGTCGG TTTAACAGAAATAGCTCTCTCCCCGAAAATACGAGAGCAGATACACAAGTTGCAAAGATGGTCATACTAATGGTCGTTGCATTTTTGCTCGCTTGGTCGCCCTATGCTGGTTTTGCCATGTATAACGTCTTCAATCCGGATTCACAA atGGATTTTGCTTTGGGAAGCATCCCGGCATATTTTGCCAAATCAGCTTTTATATACAACCCCTTGATATATGTTGGTCTAAATCGACAG TTCCGCAAATGCGTCATTCGACTATTTTTCGGTGAATCGAGAAAACGAAACGAAACATCAGCAACAGACAAGTTACAGGCAACTTTCACTACAGGACACTTACAACAGACGACAAGTGTGTGA